A region of Microbacterium suwonense DNA encodes the following proteins:
- a CDS encoding FMN-dependent NADH-azoreductase produces MSLFRLDASILPASSASRSLADLVEAEWTSSHPDSTVTRRDLGAAPVPANVWADAVTAKFVPADQRTDAQQQAQALAATFADEMLDADALLFAVPLYNYGVSQHFKTWFDLAYTDPRIDPEGTALRGKPATLVTVLGGNYAPGTPKEGWDHSTGWLRRVLEDVWGLDLRVVQRPFTLVGVNPALDAFTDAAQELKEKAEATARVYGQELAALRNADTAA; encoded by the coding sequence ATGTCCCTGTTCCGCCTGGATGCCAGCATCCTGCCCGCGTCGTCCGCCAGCCGATCGCTCGCCGACCTCGTCGAAGCCGAGTGGACAAGCTCTCATCCCGACTCCACCGTCACCCGTCGCGATCTCGGTGCCGCGCCGGTGCCTGCGAACGTCTGGGCGGATGCCGTCACCGCGAAGTTCGTTCCCGCCGACCAGCGCACCGATGCCCAGCAGCAGGCACAGGCGCTCGCGGCCACGTTCGCCGACGAGATGCTCGATGCCGACGCCCTGCTCTTCGCCGTCCCGCTGTACAACTACGGCGTCTCGCAGCACTTCAAGACCTGGTTCGATCTCGCCTACACAGATCCGCGCATCGATCCGGAGGGGACCGCCCTCCGCGGCAAGCCCGCGACCTTGGTCACGGTCCTGGGCGGCAACTATGCGCCGGGAACCCCGAAGGAGGGCTGGGACCACTCCACCGGATGGCTGCGCCGCGTGCTCGAAGACGTCTGGGGCCTGGACCTGCGCGTCGTGCAGCGCCCGTTCACCCTCGTCGGCGTGAACCCCGCGCTGGATGCGTTCACCGACGCCGCTCAGGAGCTCAAGGAGAAGGCGGAGGCGACTGCGCGTGTCTACGGCCAGGAGCTCGCCGCGCTGCGGAACGCGGATACGGCGGCCTGA
- a CDS encoding winged helix-turn-helix transcriptional regulator translates to MAEIEPAIQMCDAAVTLAFSVLGKRWNGMIVSTLGSGATSFVSLRRAVVGISDTVLSDRLTELTQAGLVTRTVDSGPPITVSYSLTSSGKGLLPILGQLGEWASANLELPEH, encoded by the coding sequence ATGGCGGAGATCGAGCCGGCGATCCAGATGTGTGACGCGGCCGTCACACTGGCCTTCAGCGTGCTCGGGAAACGCTGGAACGGGATGATCGTGTCGACCCTCGGCTCCGGGGCGACCAGCTTCGTGTCACTGCGGCGGGCGGTCGTCGGGATCAGCGACACCGTGCTCTCGGACCGTCTCACCGAGCTCACTCAGGCCGGACTCGTCACTCGCACGGTCGACTCCGGTCCACCCATCACCGTGTCCTACTCGCTGACGTCGAGCGGCAAGGGCCTGCTGCCGATCCTCGGCCAGCTCGGCGAGTGGGCGTCGGCGAATCTCGAACTGCCCGAGCACTGA
- a CDS encoding SDR family oxidoreductase, whose protein sequence is MTDASSLPGAGAPSGIDPDELAIALKVLAELDRVDQQHPDYVAVRRATANMFKAVKRVRRKQIRDAIAEADRAVVARTATGAPDRIDDETRGLDLATSVVDAPVAGSLLKPRNCYICKKSYTLVDAFYHQLCPECARFSHGKRNAHTDLTGRRALLTGGRAKIGMHIALRLLRDGAHLTITTRFPRDAVRRFASLPDSADWLHRLRVVGIDLRDPAQVIALADSVSAQGPLDILINNAAQTVRRSPGAYSLLSDAELQPLPDGPLPEMETFGHTADPHPQALQASVDSNPLLSVAALGGTVAEQGGQALTAEDLARLAMAPGSSSLEKHADGTAIDAGGLVPDINVVNSWVQSVDQVDPLEMLEVQLCNTTAPFLLISRLRPAMAAADAHRKYIVNVSAMEGQFSRRYKGPGHPHTNMAKAALNMLTRTSAGEMLETDGILMTAVDTGWITDERPHYTKVRLAEEGFHAPLDLVDGAARVYDPIVQGEAGVDLHGVFLKDYRPNPW, encoded by the coding sequence ATGACCGATGCCTCCTCGCTGCCCGGAGCCGGCGCCCCCTCCGGCATCGACCCCGACGAACTCGCCATCGCGCTCAAGGTGCTCGCCGAGCTCGACCGCGTCGATCAGCAGCATCCGGACTACGTCGCCGTCCGACGCGCCACGGCGAACATGTTCAAGGCCGTCAAGCGCGTGCGCCGCAAGCAGATCCGCGACGCCATCGCCGAGGCCGATCGCGCCGTGGTCGCGCGCACCGCGACCGGCGCACCGGACCGCATCGACGACGAGACCCGCGGGCTCGACCTGGCCACCAGCGTGGTCGACGCACCCGTCGCAGGCTCGCTGCTCAAGCCGCGAAACTGCTACATCTGCAAGAAGTCGTACACGCTCGTCGACGCCTTCTACCACCAGCTCTGCCCCGAGTGCGCACGGTTCAGCCACGGCAAGCGCAACGCCCACACCGACCTGACCGGCCGGCGCGCGCTGCTCACCGGCGGGCGCGCGAAGATCGGCATGCACATCGCCCTGCGCCTGCTGCGCGACGGCGCCCACCTCACCATCACCACACGCTTTCCCCGCGACGCCGTGCGCCGATTCGCGTCGCTGCCAGACTCCGCCGACTGGCTGCACCGGCTGCGAGTGGTCGGAATCGACCTGCGCGACCCGGCGCAGGTGATCGCGCTGGCCGACTCGGTCTCGGCGCAGGGGCCGCTCGACATCCTGATCAACAACGCGGCGCAGACCGTGCGGCGCTCGCCGGGCGCGTACTCGCTGCTGTCGGATGCCGAGCTGCAGCCCCTCCCCGACGGCCCTCTGCCCGAGATGGAGACCTTCGGGCACACCGCCGATCCGCATCCGCAGGCACTGCAGGCATCCGTCGACTCCAACCCGCTGCTGTCGGTGGCCGCCCTCGGCGGCACGGTCGCCGAGCAGGGCGGGCAGGCACTGACCGCCGAGGACCTCGCCCGGCTCGCCATGGCGCCCGGGTCGTCATCGCTGGAGAAGCACGCCGACGGCACCGCGATCGACGCTGGTGGGCTCGTGCCCGACATCAATGTCGTCAACAGCTGGGTGCAGTCCGTCGATCAGGTCGACCCGCTGGAGATGCTCGAGGTGCAGCTGTGCAACACCACGGCGCCGTTCCTGCTGATCAGCAGGCTGCGGCCGGCCATGGCCGCAGCGGACGCGCACCGCAAGTACATCGTGAACGTCTCGGCGATGGAGGGGCAGTTCTCCCGCCGGTACAAGGGTCCCGGGCATCCGCACACCAACATGGCCAAGGCCGCGCTGAACATGCTCACCCGCACCAGCGCCGGCGAGATGCTCGAGACCGACGGCATCCTGATGACCGCGGTCGACACCGGCTGGATCACCGACGAGCGCCCGCACTACACGAAGGTGCGCCTGGCCGAGGAGGGCTTCCACGCCCCGCTCGACCTGGTCGACGGCGCCGCGCGCGTGTACGACCCGATCGTGCAGGGCGAGGCCGGCGTCGACCTGCACGGGGTGTTCCTGAAGGACTACAGGCCGAACCCCTGGTGA
- a CDS encoding M4 family metallopeptidase, which produces MSTTAVAETFTHQGIVPGYLLAQLAASDRYAHAAQAAKQTLIAGRPTFHSTLELSIGADGALMAEVTAAPTRTIFDAQNTEKLPGLIVRREDDEPVDDVSVNEAFDGLGATFQLLLDAFGRDSLDGAGAALNATVHYGENYDNAFWDGSRMVFGDGDGEVFTGFTRSISVIGHELGHGVIQSSAGLVYQGQSGALNESIADVLGVLTEQHLLGQTADQATWLVGAGIFTDAVQGRALRSMIEPGTAYDDDELGRDPQPAHMRDYVNTTEDNGGVHINSGIPNRAFALAAKAIGGHAWEGAGLVWYRALTGGLSSTAGFTEFAEQTIAAAASIGDSVETAVRDAWIAVGVIEDARVRDPR; this is translated from the coding sequence ATGAGCACCACCGCCGTTGCAGAGACGTTCACCCACCAGGGCATCGTTCCCGGCTACCTGCTGGCGCAGTTGGCCGCATCCGACCGCTACGCGCACGCGGCGCAGGCGGCGAAGCAGACCCTGATCGCGGGGAGGCCCACCTTCCACTCCACGCTCGAGCTGTCGATCGGCGCCGACGGCGCGCTCATGGCCGAGGTCACCGCGGCGCCCACGCGCACGATCTTCGACGCGCAGAACACCGAAAAACTGCCGGGGCTGATCGTGCGGCGCGAGGACGACGAGCCGGTGGATGACGTCTCGGTCAACGAGGCGTTCGACGGGCTCGGCGCGACTTTTCAGCTGCTGCTCGACGCGTTCGGCCGTGATTCGCTCGACGGTGCCGGTGCGGCGTTGAATGCGACCGTGCATTACGGCGAGAACTACGACAACGCGTTCTGGGACGGCTCGCGCATGGTCTTCGGCGATGGCGACGGCGAGGTGTTCACGGGGTTCACCCGCTCGATCTCGGTGATCGGGCATGAGCTGGGCCACGGAGTGATCCAGAGTTCGGCCGGCCTGGTCTACCAGGGCCAGTCCGGAGCGCTGAACGAGTCGATCGCGGACGTGCTCGGTGTGCTCACCGAGCAGCACCTGCTCGGGCAGACCGCGGATCAGGCGACCTGGCTGGTCGGCGCCGGCATCTTCACGGATGCCGTGCAGGGCCGCGCGCTGCGCTCGATGATCGAACCCGGCACCGCGTACGACGATGACGAGCTCGGCAGGGATCCGCAGCCCGCGCACATGCGCGACTACGTCAACACCACCGAGGACAACGGCGGCGTGCACATCAACTCCGGCATCCCGAACCGCGCGTTCGCGTTGGCCGCGAAGGCCATCGGCGGCCATGCCTGGGAGGGTGCGGGCCTGGTCTGGTACCGGGCGCTCACCGGCGGACTCTCGTCGACGGCCGGATTCACAGAGTTCGCCGAGCAGACGATCGCCGCAGCGGCCTCGATCGGGGATAGCGTGGAGACGGCGGTCCGAGATGCCTGGATCGCCGTCGGAGTGATCGAGGATGCGCGAGTACGAGACCCCCGGTGA
- a CDS encoding protealysin inhibitor emfourin, protein MREYETPGDGSDAVADATDDADRSRIVVAVVRTGGLAGLRRRWRVEPDPAQAPQWVTLVERCPWDEQTDATTDAGADRFVWSIHAVLREQQRERVVPDTQLQGAWRDLVDAVREADADHRTEP, encoded by the coding sequence ATGCGCGAGTACGAGACCCCCGGTGATGGTTCGGATGCCGTCGCCGATGCCACAGACGATGCGGATCGCAGCCGTATCGTCGTAGCGGTGGTGCGCACCGGCGGGCTCGCGGGCCTCCGTCGCCGCTGGCGCGTGGAGCCCGACCCCGCACAGGCACCGCAGTGGGTCACGCTGGTCGAGCGCTGCCCCTGGGACGAGCAGACGGATGCTACGACGGATGCCGGGGCAGACCGCTTCGTCTGGAGCATCCATGCCGTCCTGCGCGAGCAGCAGCGCGAACGGGTCGTCCCCGACACCCAGCTGCAGGGTGCATGGCGCGACCTGGTGGACGCCGTGCGCGAGGCTGACGCCGATCACCGCACAGAGCCCTGA
- a CDS encoding mechanosensitive ion channel family protein, translated as MAFNIDWVSWIGTIAAIGLALVAAFVAVLLVHLIAALVGRSAPWVAELSRRVRTPWAVVVAIVAVWIACAISLPGWLDWWPGISRLFLIATIITGAWLLAALASFGFEKLMAQDDGTATGAQARRRRTQLVVIHRLSLVVIAVIALGAVLFTFPEMRAVGASLLASAGIASIIAGLAAQSILGNLIAGIQIAFTDAIRVGDIVVVEGEWGRIGEINLSYVVVYIWDERRLVLPCSYFTTTPFETWTRRSDQVLGTVYMDLDWRVPMDAVRAKFTQIIEASDAWDRRDSSVRVTGSQGGFVTVRFVISAKDAGDQWTLRCAVREQMMTWLQQEHPEALPNTRVLMESSER; from the coding sequence ATGGCTTTCAACATCGACTGGGTTTCCTGGATCGGCACCATCGCTGCGATCGGCCTCGCTCTGGTCGCCGCATTCGTCGCGGTTCTGCTCGTGCACCTCATCGCCGCGCTCGTGGGGCGCTCCGCGCCCTGGGTGGCCGAGCTGAGTCGTCGCGTGCGAACACCGTGGGCGGTGGTCGTCGCGATCGTCGCGGTGTGGATCGCCTGCGCGATCTCGCTGCCGGGATGGCTGGACTGGTGGCCCGGCATCTCGCGGCTGTTCCTGATCGCCACGATCATCACCGGGGCCTGGTTGCTGGCGGCGCTCGCATCGTTCGGATTCGAGAAGCTCATGGCACAGGACGACGGCACGGCGACCGGCGCACAGGCCCGCCGCCGGCGCACGCAGCTGGTCGTGATCCATCGCCTATCGCTGGTCGTCATCGCCGTCATCGCGCTCGGCGCCGTGCTGTTCACCTTCCCCGAGATGCGTGCGGTCGGCGCCAGCCTGCTGGCATCCGCGGGCATCGCCAGCATCATCGCCGGCCTGGCTGCGCAATCCATCCTCGGCAACCTCATCGCCGGCATCCAGATCGCCTTCACCGACGCGATCCGGGTCGGCGACATCGTCGTGGTCGAAGGCGAGTGGGGGCGGATCGGCGAGATCAACCTGTCGTACGTCGTCGTCTACATCTGGGACGAGCGGCGCCTCGTGCTGCCGTGCAGCTACTTCACGACCACCCCGTTCGAGACCTGGACGCGGCGCTCCGACCAGGTGCTCGGCACCGTGTACATGGACCTGGACTGGCGGGTGCCGATGGATGCCGTGCGCGCGAAGTTCACCCAGATCATCGAGGCATCGGATGCCTGGGATCGGCGCGACTCCAGCGTGCGCGTCACCGGGTCGCAGGGCGGATTCGTGACGGTGCGGTTCGTGATCTCGGCGAAGGACGCCGGCGATCAGTGGACGCTGCGCTGCGCCGTGCGCGAGCAGATGATGACCTGGCTGCAGCAGGAGCACCCCGAGGCACTGCCGAACACCCGCGTGCTGATGGAGTCGTCGGAACGGTAG
- a CDS encoding ribonuclease H family protein → MTITAAADGSALGNPGPNGWAWYIDDNRWAAGGSPHGTNNQGELRAVLELLRATAGVDEKLLIECDSRYVIDSVTKWMPGWKRRGWRKSDGGPVLNRDLLEGIDEAMRGRDVEFSWVKGHAGHPLNEAADERANAAARAYQQKQEPRRGPGFSLASDGGAALAGAMALQADAAAESGSEPAPRGITEPLWAAASDLLDGLDEPSAGPGAQAASAPIDLHLTLTGAEHARLRDRADAQGISLEEALRRLI, encoded by the coding sequence ATGACGATCACCGCCGCGGCAGACGGCTCCGCTCTCGGCAACCCCGGCCCGAACGGCTGGGCCTGGTACATCGACGACAATCGGTGGGCGGCTGGCGGATCGCCGCACGGCACGAACAATCAGGGCGAGCTGCGGGCGGTGCTGGAGCTGCTGCGGGCGACCGCCGGCGTCGACGAGAAGCTGCTCATCGAATGCGACAGCCGCTACGTGATCGACTCGGTGACCAAGTGGATGCCGGGGTGGAAGCGCCGCGGGTGGCGCAAGTCCGACGGCGGGCCGGTGCTCAACCGCGATCTGTTGGAAGGCATCGACGAGGCCATGCGCGGACGGGACGTGGAGTTCTCGTGGGTCAAGGGACATGCCGGACACCCGCTGAACGAGGCCGCCGACGAACGCGCGAATGCGGCGGCGAGGGCGTACCAACAGAAGCAGGAGCCCCGACGGGGGCCGGGGTTCTCGTTGGCATCCGACGGCGGTGCGGCGCTGGCCGGCGCCATGGCGTTGCAGGCGGACGCGGCGGCCGAATCAGGCTCGGAGCCTGCACCGCGAGGGATCACCGAGCCGCTGTGGGCCGCGGCATCCGATCTGCTGGACGGGCTCGATGAGCCCTCCGCGGGCCCCGGGGCCCAGGCGGCATCCGCTCCCATCGATCTGCACCTGACCCTCACCGGTGCCGAACATGCCCGCCTGCGCGATCGCGCCGACGCCCAGGGGATCTCACTCGAAGAGGCGCTGCGCCGCCTGATCTGA
- a CDS encoding SRPBCC family protein: MPVIDIDTDTENLTMTVTAEFAAPIERVWNAYTDPRQLERFWGPPGWPATFHTWDHTIGGRADFSMTGPHGETSRAYWEFLEIEEPHRFSVLDGFSDENGVPNGDMPAMRMDFTFESVGEGTRMVTSSRFDSLEALQTVLDMGVVEGTRMAMSQIDAVLRDLREYAQGKGTQVELMDDTHVRITRLVEGSRELVWRAHTDPELIRQWMLGPDGWEMTECVVGNAPGESYRTSWAPVGDTVGEPFGFEGETLVVDAPRRSVQTERMQGMPEPETLNDLTLYEEDGATLVTVLIEYPDKDARDMILATGMTDGMEASFQRLEKTVLAG; encoded by the coding sequence ATGCCCGTCATCGACATCGACACCGACACCGAGAACCTGACGATGACCGTCACCGCCGAGTTCGCCGCCCCGATCGAGCGCGTCTGGAACGCGTACACCGACCCGCGTCAGCTGGAACGGTTCTGGGGACCTCCCGGATGGCCGGCCACGTTCCACACCTGGGATCACACCATCGGCGGGCGTGCGGACTTCTCCATGACCGGCCCGCACGGCGAGACCTCGCGCGCCTACTGGGAGTTCCTCGAGATCGAGGAACCGCACCGATTCAGCGTGCTCGACGGCTTCAGCGACGAGAACGGCGTGCCCAACGGCGACATGCCCGCCATGCGTATGGACTTCACGTTCGAGTCCGTCGGTGAGGGTACCCGCATGGTCACTTCGAGTCGCTTCGACTCCCTCGAGGCGCTGCAGACGGTGCTCGACATGGGCGTCGTTGAGGGCACCCGCATGGCCATGTCGCAGATCGACGCGGTGCTGCGCGATCTGCGCGAGTACGCGCAGGGCAAGGGCACGCAGGTTGAGCTCATGGACGACACCCACGTGCGCATCACGCGCCTGGTCGAGGGATCGCGCGAGCTGGTGTGGCGCGCCCACACCGATCCTGAGCTGATCCGGCAGTGGATGCTCGGGCCCGACGGCTGGGAGATGACGGAGTGCGTCGTGGGCAATGCACCCGGTGAGAGCTATCGCACCTCGTGGGCGCCCGTCGGTGACACCGTGGGGGAGCCGTTCGGTTTCGAGGGCGAGACTCTGGTCGTCGACGCACCGCGCCGATCCGTGCAGACCGAGCGGATGCAGGGGATGCCGGAACCCGAGACGCTCAACGACCTCACCCTCTACGAGGAGGACGGGGCGACCCTGGTCACCGTGCTCATCGAGTACCCCGACAAGGACGCGCGCGACATGATCCTCGCCACCGGCATGACCGATGGCATGGAGGCCTCGTTCCAACGCCTGGAGAAGACTGTCCTCGCCGGCTGA
- a CDS encoding ArsR/SmtB family transcription factor gives MVVQNELSEAEIDRVFHALATATRRDILRRTIEREQSVSELAGDYEMSFAAVQKHVAVLEEARLIIKRAEGRERLVRANPEMIARARALLARYEELWRARIARLDDLLASPSSPGTPSASDTTEPPSNEETPGD, from the coding sequence ATGGTTGTACAAAATGAACTCAGCGAAGCGGAGATCGACCGTGTGTTCCACGCACTGGCGACGGCGACCCGGCGTGACATCCTGCGCCGGACGATCGAGCGCGAGCAGTCGGTTTCCGAGTTGGCCGGCGACTACGAGATGTCCTTCGCGGCGGTGCAGAAGCACGTGGCCGTCCTCGAAGAGGCACGACTCATCATCAAGCGCGCCGAGGGACGCGAGCGGCTCGTCCGCGCGAACCCCGAGATGATCGCCCGTGCGCGGGCGCTGCTCGCCCGCTACGAAGAGCTCTGGCGCGCACGCATCGCCCGGCTCGACGACCTGCTGGCGAGTCCTTCGAGCCCGGGAACCCCGTCGGCATCCGACACCACCGAACCACCCAGCAACGAAGAGACCCCAGGAGATTGA
- a CDS encoding TnsA-like heteromeric transposase endonuclease subunit, whose product MRVRKSKGVRHRFTPAMYYWQRTGSHVWCESQLERWEVLWLDYSGQVERLWSQPLALTFGHGTRLSGDSHIPDFLALFTDGRFGLFDVRPAARIDEHARVQFDETATICGALGWRYKVLTGHNNRATANLDCLSASRHDRCRPAPATESRILELAAGGRPRGELCRITAPDCPPLACAWLDNMAWRRLLNLDLAAVFSSETVYTTADSIPGADSIPGQKAA is encoded by the coding sequence ATGAGGGTTCGCAAGTCGAAGGGCGTCCGCCATCGGTTCACCCCGGCCATGTACTACTGGCAGCGCACTGGGTCCCACGTGTGGTGCGAGTCTCAGCTCGAGCGATGGGAAGTCCTATGGCTGGACTACAGCGGGCAAGTGGAGCGGTTGTGGTCGCAGCCGCTGGCTCTCACCTTCGGGCACGGAACGAGACTTTCCGGGGACTCGCACATCCCTGACTTCCTGGCCCTATTCACTGACGGAAGATTCGGGCTTTTCGATGTGCGTCCCGCAGCGCGCATTGATGAACATGCACGAGTCCAGTTCGACGAAACGGCAACGATCTGCGGCGCACTCGGCTGGCGCTACAAGGTGCTCACGGGCCACAACAACCGCGCGACAGCCAACCTCGACTGTCTGTCGGCGTCGCGCCATGATCGTTGCCGACCCGCACCGGCGACAGAGTCCCGGATCCTCGAACTCGCCGCAGGCGGCCGTCCACGCGGGGAGCTATGCCGAATCACCGCGCCAGACTGCCCACCTCTCGCGTGCGCATGGCTCGACAACATGGCGTGGCGACGCTTGCTCAATCTGGACCTGGCTGCAGTATTCAGCAGCGAAACCGTCTACACCACTGCAGATTCAATACCTGGTGCAGATTCAATACCTGGGCAAAAGGCAGCGTGA
- a CDS encoding Mu transposase C-terminal domain-containing protein, which yields MSEEYKLRLGDTVEINGEVWVWESVRRGIEARLRRDGTADDWLSLSMPELLSHAGTARRDSNTPLRRISGDWPADVLDMEKHLLEVFRGVPMDPTATAPRPQYDLSATTQEQRIASKIEELAGTTLGRSRKAWFNFWNDYRSEGVAGVDARLHPKRKKRLMIAKADPRLVAIIDRELDSRVNMSTSSRRHCAELVRRALQAMYPGDPICDIKDTTLQGYINERDAGRYTFGKATSRRTASNSPDREYFSGSAHRLGQVCEIDSTKLDVQVWDEKGNIFRPTATALFCVGSRVPLAWAIHADSPNGHDHALLLARAIVGRRAIPGSAAATLAGSATLPVELMKKINPYLDDDSLAVPWIFPHSITIDGGADFRSATFEAACRAFGINLVLAPPNAPTVKPHVERNFGTTSSDFATWLAGSTGNAVHNRGKRDAPILTLDSVRLAFDVWITTVFLNKQHGGLRSPLFPGRKWTPNQMYAALFEVGPGVQLPFRAEDFFALLPSEPRVISKEGIAFRNRVYDSPLLADLRNRSLTGAAAGSRQARQFDIRYDPHNSNAVWVEHPETGEWIECWDKLIDDRGAWMVAEAQVKLVDRFGTGEPGRSRRQQNFSMRSSGARGVTNGPVNGSCVKPPRDPQATKSWMFRSPSLSPSSFAIGAIQSTSPTSTGVRQRTTSSR from the coding sequence ATGTCTGAGGAGTACAAGCTTCGCCTCGGCGACACCGTCGAGATCAATGGTGAGGTCTGGGTCTGGGAAAGCGTCCGCCGCGGGATCGAGGCTAGGCTCCGTCGCGACGGGACCGCCGACGATTGGCTGAGTCTGTCGATGCCAGAGCTGCTCTCGCACGCCGGCACAGCCCGGCGCGACTCGAACACTCCTCTTCGAAGGATCTCAGGCGACTGGCCGGCCGATGTGCTCGACATGGAGAAGCACCTGCTGGAGGTGTTTCGTGGCGTTCCCATGGATCCAACCGCGACAGCCCCACGTCCGCAGTACGACCTTTCCGCGACGACGCAGGAGCAGCGGATCGCATCGAAAATCGAAGAGCTGGCCGGGACAACGCTGGGGAGGTCACGAAAGGCATGGTTCAACTTCTGGAACGACTACCGGTCGGAGGGCGTCGCTGGCGTGGATGCGCGTCTGCATCCGAAAAGAAAGAAGCGGTTGATGATCGCGAAGGCCGATCCGCGCCTGGTGGCCATCATCGACCGCGAACTCGACAGCCGAGTCAACATGTCGACGAGCAGCCGGCGCCATTGCGCCGAACTCGTTCGGCGGGCCTTACAGGCCATGTACCCGGGCGACCCGATCTGCGACATCAAGGACACCACGCTCCAGGGATACATCAACGAGCGCGACGCCGGTCGATACACCTTCGGAAAGGCAACGAGCCGGCGAACTGCGTCCAATAGCCCCGATCGCGAGTACTTTTCGGGCAGCGCGCACAGGCTCGGCCAAGTCTGCGAGATCGACTCGACGAAGCTGGACGTGCAGGTGTGGGATGAGAAAGGCAACATCTTCCGCCCTACGGCGACGGCGCTCTTCTGCGTGGGTAGCAGGGTTCCGCTGGCCTGGGCGATCCACGCTGATTCACCTAACGGCCACGACCACGCACTGCTGCTGGCGCGGGCGATCGTCGGGCGAAGGGCCATTCCGGGCTCCGCTGCTGCGACTCTCGCCGGCTCGGCGACGCTGCCCGTCGAGCTCATGAAGAAGATCAACCCCTACCTCGATGATGACTCGCTCGCCGTGCCCTGGATCTTCCCGCACTCGATCACCATCGATGGCGGTGCCGATTTCCGTTCGGCCACGTTTGAGGCAGCATGCCGTGCGTTCGGGATCAATCTCGTTCTCGCGCCGCCCAACGCTCCGACCGTCAAACCGCACGTGGAGCGCAATTTCGGGACGACCTCTTCCGACTTCGCTACGTGGCTGGCGGGCTCAACCGGCAACGCCGTGCACAACCGAGGAAAGCGCGACGCTCCAATCCTCACCCTCGATTCCGTACGGCTCGCCTTCGACGTTTGGATCACGACAGTGTTCCTGAACAAGCAGCACGGTGGGCTGAGATCGCCCCTGTTCCCCGGCCGGAAGTGGACGCCAAACCAGATGTACGCGGCGCTTTTCGAAGTCGGCCCGGGCGTTCAGTTGCCCTTCCGCGCAGAGGACTTCTTTGCGCTGCTCCCCAGCGAGCCACGTGTGATCAGCAAGGAAGGGATCGCATTTAGGAACCGCGTATACGACTCACCGCTCCTGGCTGATCTGCGCAATCGATCGCTGACGGGCGCTGCGGCCGGTTCACGACAGGCCCGACAGTTCGACATCCGCTACGACCCGCACAACTCGAACGCAGTGTGGGTCGAGCATCCCGAGACGGGGGAATGGATCGAGTGCTGGGACAAACTGATCGACGATCGGGGCGCATGGATGGTTGCTGAAGCCCAGGTGAAGCTCGTCGATCGCTTCGGCACAGGTGAGCCGGGGAGATCCCGAAGACAGCAGAATTTCTCGATGAGATCGAGCGGCGCGCGCGGAGTGACAAACGGGCCCGTCAACGGCAGCTGCGTGAAGCCGCCGCGAGATCCACAGGCGACGAAGAGCTGGATGTTCCGCTCGCCGAGCCTGTCCCCATCGAGCTTCGCGATTGGAGCAATCCAGTCGACGTCACCGACATCGACTGGAGTTCGTCAGCGTACGACATCGTCACGGTGA